A stretch of DNA from Glycine max cultivar Williams 82 chromosome 18, Glycine_max_v4.0, whole genome shotgun sequence:
aactaatttcaaCTTTTTGTATCGGTTTTGTAtgattaaacatatttttgttaattataattCATCTTCTTCGTCTAATTAATGACTAGATGATGATTTGAAAGAGATGGTAACCAAAAGATTGTTGGAACCAGGAAATAAAAATTTGCTTAAGTTTTAAATTGTTTATGTTtcacaaaaactattttttatattcaaaaattggggaatatataataaaaaaatgatcttaAAATCTATCAAAACAAACGTATGAACTTGATTTTATATGTTTTGCAAAATCTAATttgtataattgatttttttaattaaagttctcttaaaataaaataataagtttaaatTTACGTTCACTATTTTACTTTTGAACTCAATAGGTTGGGGTCTGTAGACACTACAAAAAAATGAGTATAAGATACAACAAAGGGTACTTCTGTccattcaattttgttttaagtttCATATGGGGTGCAAGAGAAAACATATGGGTACAGAAAGCAACTTCTTAGGTGTAGGTAAACCGTAGCCCAATGGGTTCTTAACCCTGCCCATTACATTTTATCAGTAACCCtatcctttcttcttcttctcattagCACGAGCTCGCAATACCAGCACCGTTCTATTCTTCTTCCAAAATGGGtacgttctctctctctctcacacacacacacgcttTCTCAtaacatgatgatgatgattcatgTGAATTTATGTAGGTATCTCTCGTGATTCCATGCACAAGAGGCGCGCCACCGGCGGCAAGAAgaaagcttggaggaagaagagaaagtaAATTCTTCTAACTTGATGTCATTCATCATTATCTGAttgcatttttaaattattcaatatCATGCGATTCATCGTTTTGTTTTATCTGGTCAAAACTAGAGTTAAAACTCAGCATCTAAGGGTTCATTGGAGTGGAACCCTAATTTTAACCAAAgaagttacattttttttcctaagctgcctttttttttcaaatgattatTTTGTGTTCAATGGGGTGTGTTTGTTTTGCAGGTATGAGCTTGGGAGGCAGCCAGCAAACACAAAGCTATCAAGCAACAAGACGGTTAGGAGGATTAGGGTTCGCGGTGGGAACGTGAAGTGGCGCGCTTTGAGGCTTGATACTGGGAACTACTCTTGGGGGAGTGAGGCTGCAACCCGCAAGACAAGGATTCTTGATGTGGTGTACAATGCATCCAACAATGAGCTTGTTAGGACTCAGACATTGGTCAAGAGTGCCATTGTTCAGGTCGATGCAGCACCCTTCAAGCAGTGGTATCTGCAGCATTATGGCGTTGAGGTTGGCCGCAAGAAGAAGAGTGCAGCAGCTTCTGCCAAGAAGGAAGGGGAGGTACAACAAGTTGAATTGAACTGTGTGCTAAATGCTAATACATGTTTGTTTGTTAAGTACAGTTTCTGTTTTAGATGCTTTCCAAGAT
This window harbors:
- the LOC100527325 gene encoding 40S ribosomal protein S8 yields the protein MGISRDSMHKRRATGGKKKAWRKKRKYELGRQPANTKLSSNKTVRRIRVRGGNVKWRALRLDTGNYSWGSEAATRKTRILDVVYNASNNELVRTQTLVKSAIVQVDAAPFKQWYLQHYGVEVGRKKKSAAASAKKEGEDGEAATEEVKKSNHVLRKLEKRKQNRVLDPHIEEQFGGGRLLACISSRPGQCGRADGYILEGKELEFYMKKLQKKKGKGAA